The genomic DNA GCCGCCTGAAGTGCGGGCGCTGGACGATCCTTCGTTCGCCGCCAGCGCCGCGCCCACGCTCATCACCGGCACCACCGCGCCGCCCGTGGGCGCCGTGCCCGCGGCCGTGCCTCACCAGGCTGCCGGCGACTGGACGCAAAGCCTGCAGCGCGACGCCCAGGCCCGCCTGGGCCGTGGCGAGCCGGCAGTCATGGCCACGCTGACGCGCCAGTTCGAGCGCGTGCTGCTGCAAAGCGCGCTGGACGCCTGCCGCGGCCGCCGCGTCGAGGCTGCCGCGCGCCTGGGCATCGGCCGCAACACCATCACGCGCAAGTTGCGCGAGCTGGGCATCGAGGACGAGTGAGACGAAGGCGGGGCAGGTTCCCGCCTTTGTTTTATTTGCGCGGCGAGTGGTGTTGCGCGGCGCGCAACGCTGTGTCCGATATATCGCGCCTCCGACCAGCCCCAAACCGGCAGGGCGGGATGCTACAAGGAGTCATGGCGCGCGCCGCGCCGTGATTTCCGACGAGGCCCGCATGAGCATTCCTTCCCAGCAGACGTCTTCCGGCACGATCGAGACGATCGTCGTCCCCCGCAGCAGCGACATCGGGGGATTCGAGGTGCGCCGCGCCTTGCCTTCGGCCCAGCGCCGCACGGTCGGCCCCTTCGTCTTCCTGGACGAGTTCGGTCCCACGGTGTTCGATGCCGGCACGGGCCTGGACGTGCGTCCGCATCCCCACATCGGCCTGTCCACGCTGTCGTATCTCTACGAGGGCGAGATCGTCCATCGCGATGGCAAGGGGCACGTGCAGACGATTTCCCCGGGCGAGGTCAACTGGATGACGGCGGGCCGGGGCATCGTGCATTCCGAGCGCACCGATCCCGCTCGCCGCAAGCAGGCGCACGGCCTGTCGGGCTTGCAGACCTGGCTGGCCCTGCCGCGCGAACACGAAGAGACGGATCCGGGGTTTTCGCACTACGCCCGCGATCCGGCGGCGACGCTGGAAGGCGAGGGCGTCAAGGCCCGCGTGGTGGCCGGCAGCCTGTTCGGCAAGACCTCCTCGGTGCGCACCTTCTCGCCCTTGTTCCTGGTCGACCTGGCGCTGGACGCCGGTGCGCGCATCGCGCTGAGCGCCGAGTACGTCGAGCGCGCGGCCTACATCACCAGCGGTGAGATCGAGATCGAGGGCCAGGCGCATGGCCCGGGCCGCCTGCTGGTGTTCGCGGCGGGCAAGCCCGTCGTGCTGCGCGCCTGTACGCAGGCACGTTTCGCCTTGCTGGGCGGCGAACCGCTGGACGGGCCGCGCTTCGTCTGGTGGAACTTCGTGTCCAGCCGCAAGGAGCGCATCGAACAGGCGCGCGAGGATTGGATGCGCAACCGCTTCGGCCAGACCCTGCCGGGCGAAGAGAGCGAGTACATTCCCGCGCCGGAACGCAAGGTGCTGTAAGGAAAAGGGGAAGGAGGTCCGGCGCCTCCTTCCTGGCGGATCAGGCCCGCGCGTAGGCCTGGGCGCGCTGCTCGGCCAGCGCTTCGCGGCGGATGAAGCCTGCCACGAACTCGTCGGACGGATGGTGATGCAGGTTGTAGGGCGTGTCCCATTGCGCGATGCGGCCTTGCGCCATGACGCCGATGCGGTCGGCGATGGCGAAGGCTTCCGCCTGGTTGTGGGTGACCAGGATGGCCGTATGGCCCGTGTTCTTCAGGATGTCGCGCACCTCGAAGGCCAGCCGTTCGCGCGTGTCCACATCCAGGTTGGAAAACGGCTCGTCGAGCAGCAGCAGTTCGGGTGAGGGCGCCAGGGCCCGCGCCAGCGCCACGCGCTGCTGCTGGCCGCCAGACATCTCGTGCGGGAAGGCAGTCGCCGAGCCCGCCAGGCCCACCAGTTCCAGCAATTCCTCGATGCGCCGGGTACGCGCCGCGCGATCCAGCTTGCGCAGGCCGAAGCCGATGTTGCCCGCCACGTCCAGGTGGGGAAACAGCGCGTAGTCCTGGAACATCATGCCCACGCGGCGTTTTTCGGGCGCCAGCATGCCCGCCGGGCTCGAAATCGGCTTGCCATCGAGCAGGATGTGGCCCGCGCGCAAGGGTTCGAAACCGGCAATGGCGCGCAGCACGGTGGTCTTGCCGCAGCCCGAGGCGCCCAGCAGGCAGCCGACGCTGCCGCGGCCCAGTTCCAGCGACAGGGATTCCACGACGGTGCGCAACCCCTTGGGTGTGTCGTAGCCCAGGGAAATGCCGTCCAGTTGCAGCAGTGCGCGGTTGGCAGGAGTGGTGTCGGGGGAAGCAGTCACGTCAATGTCCGATCTTCAGGTTGGTGCGCGCCAGCAGGATGACGGGCAGCAGGCCCGCCAGCACGATGGCCAGCGCGGCGACCGCGCCTTCTTCATAAGTGCCGCGGGCAGCCTCGGCATAGAGCCAGGTCGCCAGCGTGTCGAAATTCATCGGCCGCAAGAGCAGCGTGGCGGGCAGTTCCTTCATGGCGTCCACGAAGACCAGCAGCGCGCCCGCGGCCAGGGCAGGGCGCAGCAGCGGCAGGTGCACGCGGCGCAGCGTGCCGCTGGCCGTCTCGCCCAGCAGCCGCGAGGCCTGTTCCATGGAGGCCGGGATGCGGGCAAGGCCCGCTTCGATGCTGCCGGTGCTGATGGCCAGGAAGCGCATGGTGTAGGCAATGACGAGCGCGGCGCTCGACCCCATCAGGAAGAGGCCCTGGATGCCCAGCGCTGGCGCCAGGTAGCGGTCCAGCAGCGTCAGCGGCGTGAGCAGGCCGATGGCGAGCACCGTGCCGGGCACGGCATAGCCCAGGCTGGCGACGCGGGCGCACCAGCGGCCGGGATTCCAGCGCGCGCTTTCGCGCAGCGTGCGGCCGGCCCAGGCCACCACGAGCCCGCAGAACAGGGTGACGACCGTGGCGACCAGCGCGATGCTCAGCGTATTGAACAGGCCGTTCAGCAACTGGTTCGAGACGCCGCCCACCGAGTGGAAGCGCTTGTAGGTTTCGTTCACCAGGTACAGCGCGGGCGCGGCGAAACCGATCAGCACGGGCACGGCGGCGAGCAGGACGGCGACGAGGGCGGCGGGTCCGCTCAGGCGGCGCGGCTGCATCGGGCGCATGCGCTGCACGTTGGCATAGCGCTGGCGCTTGCGGCCCTGGCGTTCCAGCAGGATGAGCGCCACCACGATGACCAGCATGGCCAGCGCGATCTGGGCGGCGCCGGCCAGGTCCGAGCGCGTGACCCACGTGGTGTAGACCGACACCGTCAGCGTCTGCACCCCCAGGAACTCCGAGGCGCCGATATCGTTCAGCGTCTCCAGCAGGGCCAGGCTGACGCCCACGGCAATGGCCGGCCGGGCCAGCGGCAAGGCCACGCGCAGGAACACGCCGACGCGTCCGGCGCCCAGGGTGCGGCCGGCTTCCAGCAGGCTGGCCGCCTGGGTCATGAACATGACGCGGGTGCTGAGATAGACGTAGGGATACAGCACGAAGCCCAGCACGAAAATCGCGCCCGGCAGCGAGCGCAGGTCGGGCAAGCGGAACTGGCGCGGGCTGTCGTAGCCCAGGAGGTCGCGGATCAGCGTCTGGATGGGCCCGATGGGATGCAGCAGGTCCAGGTAGGCGAAGGCGATGATGTAGGTGGGCACGGCCAGCGGCAGTAGCAGCGCCCAGCTGAAGAACTTGCGGCCGGGGAAGTCATAGGCGGTGACCAGCCAGGCGCTGCCGGTGCCCAGCAAGGTCACGAGCACACCCACGCCCAGGAGCAGCAGCAGCGTGTTCTGCATCGCCTGCGGCAGGACGTAGTTGATCAGGTGGGTCCAGTGCGCGAGGTCGGCGTCCAGGGCGGCGGCGGCCAGGGCCGCCAGCGGCGCCAGGACGGCCAGCGCGATCAGGAAGGCGCCGGCCAGCCAGCCCGCGCCACGCTCGGCCGGGCCCAGGATACGGCGGGGGAAGGATGAAGAAATCTGCATGCGGCTCAACAGCGGCAAAAAGGCCAAGGCGGCCCGGACTGGGGCCGCCTTGGCCACTCGCGAAGGAGGGAGGCGCCGCTGTCCCGGCGGGGACGGCGGCGGCAACGCGAGGCGATCTTAGTTGTCGAAGCCGACCTTGTCGACCAGTTCGCTGGCTTGCTTGCGCAGCTTGCC from Orrella dioscoreae includes the following:
- a CDS encoding pirin family protein gives rise to the protein MSIPSQQTSSGTIETIVVPRSSDIGGFEVRRALPSAQRRTVGPFVFLDEFGPTVFDAGTGLDVRPHPHIGLSTLSYLYEGEIVHRDGKGHVQTISPGEVNWMTAGRGIVHSERTDPARRKQAHGLSGLQTWLALPREHEETDPGFSHYARDPAATLEGEGVKARVVAGSLFGKTSSVRTFSPLFLVDLALDAGARIALSAEYVERAAYITSGEIEIEGQAHGPGRLLVFAAGKPVVLRACTQARFALLGGEPLDGPRFVWWNFVSSRKERIEQAREDWMRNRFGQTLPGEESEYIPAPERKVL
- a CDS encoding ABC transporter ATP-binding protein; translated protein: MLQLDGISLGYDTPKGLRTVVESLSLELGRGSVGCLLGASGCGKTTVLRAIAGFEPLRAGHILLDGKPISSPAGMLAPEKRRVGMMFQDYALFPHLDVAGNIGFGLRKLDRAARTRRIEELLELVGLAGSATAFPHEMSGGQQQRVALARALAPSPELLLLDEPFSNLDVDTRERLAFEVRDILKNTGHTAILVTHNQAEAFAIADRIGVMAQGRIAQWDTPYNLHHHPSDEFVAGFIRREALAEQRAQAYARA
- a CDS encoding ABC transporter permease; the protein is MQISSSFPRRILGPAERGAGWLAGAFLIALAVLAPLAALAAAALDADLAHWTHLINYVLPQAMQNTLLLLLGVGVLVTLLGTGSAWLVTAYDFPGRKFFSWALLLPLAVPTYIIAFAYLDLLHPIGPIQTLIRDLLGYDSPRQFRLPDLRSLPGAIFVLGFVLYPYVYLSTRVMFMTQAASLLEAGRTLGAGRVGVFLRVALPLARPAIAVGVSLALLETLNDIGASEFLGVQTLTVSVYTTWVTRSDLAGAAQIALAMLVIVVALILLERQGRKRQRYANVQRMRPMQPRRLSGPAALVAVLLAAVPVLIGFAAPALYLVNETYKRFHSVGGVSNQLLNGLFNTLSIALVATVVTLFCGLVVAWAGRTLRESARWNPGRWCARVASLGYAVPGTVLAIGLLTPLTLLDRYLAPALGIQGLFLMGSSAALVIAYTMRFLAISTGSIEAGLARIPASMEQASRLLGETASGTLRRVHLPLLRPALAAGALLVFVDAMKELPATLLLRPMNFDTLATWLYAEAARGTYEEGAVAALAIVLAGLLPVILLARTNLKIGH